From Pseudochaenichthys georgianus chromosome 11, fPseGeo1.2, whole genome shotgun sequence, a single genomic window includes:
- the sh3bgrl3 gene encoding SH3 domain-binding glutamic acid-rich-like protein 3 yields the protein MGIKLYYTTVTASRTVKSQQAEVMRILESKSIQYELIDISVGGELRDEMRSKAGNPSAVPPQLFNEDQYCGDYEMFSDAVEDDTMDQFLKMA from the exons ATGGGAATCAAACTGTACTACACCACCGTTACGGCCTCACGGACG GTGAAGTCTCAGCAGGCAGAGGTGATGCGGATCCTGGAGAGTAAAAGCATTCAGTACGAGCTCATCGACATCTCTGTGGGGGGGGAGCTCCGCGACGAGATGAGAAGCAAAGCAGGAAACCCCTCCGCTGTCCCCCCCCAGCTATTCAACGAAGACCAGTACTGTGGG GACTATGAAATGTTTTCGGACGCGGTGGAAGACGATACAATGGACCAGTTTCTGAAGATGGCGTGA